A region of the Methanobrevibacter arboriphilus JCM 13429 = DSM 1125 genome:
TCTCCATCATTTACACCAGGAATAATAACTGTAGCTGCATGAAGATCAGTACTTTCAGCAAAGATTTTTGCTGCTTTAATAGATTCTTCAGGATTAGGATCTTTCATCCAATCTGCTCGAAGTTCAGGATTAGAAGCGAACAATGTATATGTAACTTCATCTACTCCATGATTTATCAATCGAGTAGCCATCTCTGCATCATCAATACCTTTTCCACTTGTATAACCAAGATGCATAGGTATATCAAATTGTTTTAAAGTTCCAGTTAGCTCCTCTAGATGAGGATAACAGCTGACATCTCCCCCACCACTAATATTGACCTTAAGATTACTATCATTAGGATTAGTCATCATTAAAGTAGTCTGAATCTCATTTACAACAAAAAAAGGCATTTTGAATTCATTTTTAGTTTCACTAACACCTTCACTACAATTAGAGCATCCAACTTTACCTGGAGAACACTTAGAACATCCTAAAGGTTCAATAGATTTTACTTTCCTAAAATAACAATATTTACAGAATCCTCGACAGTCTTTTCCTGGAATCCCGCCAACATCAGCTACAATTTGCATATTAATACTATTTTTTTTATACTATAAAAATCTTTTTGGTTATAAAAAAGAGTATTAAAAAGAAAAAAATAATGAAATAAATAAGGAAATAAAAAATAAAGTAAGGAAATGAAGAAAAAATAAAGAAAAAAATAAAGAAATAAAGAAATAAAGAAATAAAAATAAAAAATTTTTAATAATTGATAAAAGGTATAAATAATAGATTAATAGCTTTTAATTCAATTATCTGCTTCATTATATATCAAACCAATTGATCTTGATTGGAATAAAGTCAAGAAAGATGGAACTATTAATAAATAAATAATGAAACCAATTATTGGAATGAAAATAATTAGAGCAGCTATAAAAGAAATAACAACTACAATTATATATAGAAGTATGAACCAGACTATATAATCTCCCCAGCCAATTCTAGAAATTGTATCATTTATTTCTCTAAATTTAATAATTGAGCCTAATTTACCAGATTCAGCTAATTTTGCCATAGCAATAAATGCAAATAATGAGAATATTACTGATAAAATAGCTGCTACAGTATTAACGATAGCGACTGCATATCCATTACTAACCATATATCCTGCAGCAATTGAATTAGGTAAATACGCTCCAGTTTGATTATAAATATTTAAAGATTGATTAATGCTTGCAAATTCAGAAAATACACCTAAAGCATAAGCAAGTATCAAAGTAATAATAACTGGTATTATCATATATACAATGTTTAAAACTAAAACCTTTAATCCATCAATAATGTTTTCAGACCACTTAAATTCTGGTAAAGATTCTTCTTGCTCATCAATTGCTACATTTTTATTAAAAATAGTTTCTCTTATTACACTTAGACCATATCCACTATAAATTAAGCCAACAATTATAGCAAAAATTAATGCTATAACAAATATTATAGCTATTGGAATGGCTTGAGCAAATACAAGACTAATTCCAGCAATACTCATTAATATAAATAATCCTATTACTAATAAGCCTAAAATTAATACTTTTCCCCAATCTTTAGTTGGATATTTAAATGAATTTTTAAATAATTCTGAGATGTTCATTTTATCACCATAAAGTTATTTGTTATAATCTATTTAATATAATTTATCTAATTTATTTAATATATAATCTAATAAATTTAGTCTAATAATAAATTGTTTAATAAATAAGCTGTTATGTTTAATAAATAAACTGTTATTATAGTTATTTTTTAATTATTATTCTAAATATTACTAATATTATTTTATTTATTACTAATTATTATATTAGTTATTACTAATTATTATCTTATTTATTAATAATTATTATCTTAGTTATTAATAATTATTATTTTAATTATTATTTTAATTAGTATCTTAATTAGTATCCTAATTACTGTTTTAATTATCTTTTATAATCATTTTATATCTTCTTTTAATATTAAAAATCCTAAGTATTTCTAATTTTAGATTTTTTATAAATTAAACCTATACTTCTACCATAAAAAATTGTCATAAATGGTAAAATTACTAAAAATAATATTATCATACCTAAAAATGGAATAATCGAAATTATAAATCCCACAAACAAAATAAACAGTAAAATAAAAAATAATATTAGTAATAAAAGTATATATTTACCCCAAGATATTTTTACAATATCTGAAAATACTAACTTAAAATTTAATCCATCTTTAATATTACCAGAATCAGCAAACCTTGCAATAGCTATAACCAAAAACAATGTAGAAATAATAAGCAAAATAGTAGCGATTATAGGGATTATAACAATATTAGGAATGTTTTCAACCATAAAATAACTTGGAATAGAAGCTTCAATACCAAAATAAAAAAATGATGCAAATATTTGAGAAATGATACTATATGCACCAATTAAATAAGCGACAATTAGAACTACTATTGCAGGTATTAAATAATATGCAATAGAAATAATAAATACTTTAATTCCATCTGAAAGATTTTTTATAATTCTTATTGAAGGAATATCCACATTTCCATCAATAGTACCTTTAATTATAGATATTAAATAACCAACAGCTATTAAAACAATGAAAATACCTATAATATTCGAGATAAAATACAAAATCTGAGTTAAAAGCCCATAACCTAAAGCAGTAGTGAGTGAAGGTAAGAGAGATATAATTGCATCAAAGAAAAATAAAACACCTAAAGTTAATAATTTATCAACATCTTTACTTGGATAGGATAAAGAATCTTTAAAAAGTTCAATAGTCTTCATTTTTCTCACTTACAACTATAAAAATCAATTTTTAATATTTAACTAGTAAAAATCGTAACTAGTAAACAATACTTACCAGTAAAACAATACTTATTAAGTACAATACTTATTAAGTTTATTAATATTAAACTATTTTAAATTATTGTTTTAAAATAATATTATTAAATTTATTTTAAATTAATAATAATTATTAAAATAATAATAACTGTTAAAATAATAAAATAATATAATTGTTAAAATAGTAATATTACTGAAAATAGAATAAAAACAAACTAAAAGTAGAATAAAAACAAAACAAAAGTAGCATAAAGATTAGAATAAAAAAAAATAAAAGTAGAATAAAAATATAAAAAATAAATTAAAATTTATTCTTTATTATTCTTTATTATTCTTTAGATTCATTGTAGATTAAGCCCAGAGTTCTCGCAGAAAATATCTCAGTATAAGATTTTACAATTAAGAGTACTATTATAGCTCCAATAAATGGAATAGCATTAATTAAAGTTGTTATAATACCAATGACAATCAAAATTATTGCGAAAAGAATAAGCCATATTATATAAGTTCCCCATCCAATTTTACCAATTTTTTTGAAAACATTGG
Encoded here:
- a CDS encoding DUF4013 domain-containing protein, giving the protein MNISELFKNSFKYPTKDWGKVLILGLLVIGLFILMSIAGISLVFAQAIPIAIIFVIALIFAIIVGLIYSGYGLSVIRETIFNKNVAIDEQEESLPEFKWSENIIDGLKVLVLNIVYMIIPVIITLILAYALGVFSEFASINQSLNIYNQTGAYLPNSIAAGYMVSNGYAVAIVNTVAAILSVIFSLFAFIAMAKLAESGKLGSIIKFREINDTISRIGWGDYIVWFILLYIIVVVISFIAALIIFIPIIGFIIYLLIVPSFLTLFQSRSIGLIYNEADN
- a CDS encoding DUF4013 domain-containing protein — protein: MKTIELFKDSLSYPSKDVDKLLTLGVLFFFDAIISLLPSLTTALGYGLLTQILYFISNIIGIFIVLIAVGYLISIIKGTIDGNVDIPSIRIIKNLSDGIKVFIISIAYYLIPAIVVLIVAYLIGAYSIISQIFASFFYFGIEASIPSYFMVENIPNIVIIPIIATILLIISTLFLVIAIARFADSGNIKDGLNFKLVFSDIVKISWGKYILLLLILFFILLFILFVGFIISIIPFLGMIILFLVILPFMTIFYGRSIGLIYKKSKIRNT